A portion of the Macaca mulatta isolate MMU2019108-1 chromosome 4, T2T-MMU8v2.0, whole genome shotgun sequence genome contains these proteins:
- the GCM2 gene encoding chorion-specific transcription factor GCMb produces MGALPAESRAAPVRVPSAGFAVPRSRARRSPGLEGHGFGSSSSIKGIRRSYLPQAHFPPPPPGSLCRTPFLQGQVPPKSPGARRRLGSRAYAEAWRPFTHPKQPSEDSETRTIVRGRAGNGGPKWADPTLGGKRERVGQMPAAAVQDTVGVCSYGMQLSWDINDPQMPQELALFDQFREWPDGYVRFIYSSDEKKAQRHLSGWAMRNTNNHNGHILKKSCLGVVVCAQACALPDGSRLQLRPAICDKARLKQQKKACPNCHSALELIPCRGHSGYPVTNFWRLDGNAIFFQAKGVHDHPRPESKSETEARRSAIKRQMASFYQPQKKRIRESEAEENQDSSGHFSNIPPLENPEDFDIATETSFPIPGQPCPSFPNSDSYKATCDLAIFQGDKMPPFQKYSSPRIYLPRPPCSYELANPGYTNTSPYPTLYKDSTSIPNDTDWVHLNTLQYNVNSYSSYERSFDFTNKEHGWKPALGKPSLVERTDHGPFQAMATRPYYNPQLPCRYLTTPPPGAPALQTVITTTTKVSYQAYQPPAMKYSDSVRELKSLSSCNYAPEDTGMSVYPEAWGPPVTVTRATSPSGPLPMKIAGDCQAIRPAVAIPHEPVSSRTDEAETWDVCLSGLGCAISYSDRAGPFFTYNNEDF; encoded by the exons ATGGGCGCCCTCCCGGCAGAGTCCCGCGCAGCACCCGTCCGTGTGCCGAGCGCGGGCTTTGCGGTGCCGAGGTCTAGGGCGCGTCGCTCCCCAGGTCTGGAGGGTCATGGGTTCGGTTCATCCTCCTCTATCAAGGGAATTCGCC GCTCCTACCTACCCCAGGCTCATTTCCCCCCACCTCCTCCGGGTTCACTTTGTAGGACTCCGTTCCTGCAGGGCCAGGTCCCTCCGAAGTCCCCGGGAGCGCGAAGGCGCCTGGGCTCGCGAGCATACGCGGAGGCGTGGCGCCCGTTCACACATCCCAAACAGCCGAGCGAAGACTCCGAGACACGCACAATAGTTAGGGGAAGAGCCGGCAATGGAGGCCCAAAATGGGCTGACCC aaCCCTGGGCGGAAAGCGCGAGCGAGTTGGGCAGATGCCGGCAGCCGCGGTGCAGGATACGGTCGGCGTGTGCTCATACGGGATGCAGCTCAGCTGGGACATCAACGATCCACAGATGCCTCAG GAGCTGGCCCTCTTCGACCAATTCCGAGAGTGGCCTGATGGCTATGTGCGCTTCATCTACAGCAGTGATGAGAAGAAGGCTCAGCGTCACCTGAGCGGCTGGGCCATGCGCAACACCAACAACCACAATGGCCACATCCTCAAGAAGTcgtgcctgggtgtggtggtgtgtgcacaGGCCTGCGCCCTGCCCGACGGTTCCCGCCTGCAGCTGCGGCCAGCCATCTGCGACAAGGCACGGCTGAAACAGCAGA AGAAGGCATGCCCTAACTGTCATTCTGCTTTGGAGTTGATTCCTTGTCGAGGGCACAGCGGATACCCTGTAACCAACTTTTGGCGGCTTGACGGCAACGCGATCTTTTTTCAG GCCAAGGGAGTTCATGATCACCCAAGACCGGAGAGCAAATCGGAGACAGAAGCTAGAAGAAGCGCCATCAAGAGACAAATGGCCTCTTTCTACCAACCCCAGAAAAAGAGAATTCGAGAATCCGAG GCAGAAGAAAATCAAGACAGCAGTGGTCATTTCAGCAACATACCTCCCTTGGAAAATCCAGAAGACTTTGATATAGCTACTGAAACCAGCTTCCCTATTCCGGGGCAGCCTTGCCCTTCCTTCCCAAACTCTGATTCTTACAAAGCTACCTGTGACCTAGCCATCTTTCAAGGAGACAAAATGCCACCCTTTCAGAAATACTCAAGCCCAAGAATCTATTTGCCTAGGCCACCTTGCAGCTATGAATTGGCAAACCCTGGTTATACAAATACGAGCCCATATCCCACCCTTTATAAGGATTCCACCAGTATCCCTAATGACACAGACTGGGTTCATCTGAACACACTACAATATAATGTCAATTCATACAGCAGCTATGAGAGAAGCTTTGATTTCACCAACAAAGAGCATGGCTGGAAACCAGCTCTTGGAAAGCCCAGCCTTGTGGAGAGGACTGACCATGGGCCGTTTCAGGCCATGGCCACTCGCCCTTATTATAACCCACAGCTTCCCTGCAGGTACCTCACGACTCCGCCACCAGGTGCCCCTGCCCTACAAACTGTGATTACCACCACCACTAAAGTGTCCTACCAGGCCTACCAGCCCCCTGCTATGAAATACAGTGACAGTGTGCGAGAGTTGAAGAGCCTTTCGAGCTGTAACTACGCTCCTGAAGATACTGGGATGTCTGTCTATCCAGAAGCCTGGGGTCCTCCAGTGACAGTCACCAGGGCTACCTCTCCTTCAGGGCCACTTCCTATGAAAATTGCAGGAGATTGCCAGGCCATCAGACCTGCTGTGGCTATTCCCCACGAGCCAGTTTCCTCTAGGACAGATGAAGCAGAGACTTGGGATGTGTGTCTGTCTGGGCTGGGCTGTGCAATCAGTTACTCAGATAGAGCGGGTCCCTTCTTTACCTATAACAATGAGGATTTTTGA